Proteins from one Hyperolius riggenbachi isolate aHypRig1 chromosome 4, aHypRig1.pri, whole genome shotgun sequence genomic window:
- the FBXO45 gene encoding F-box/SPRY domain-containing protein 1 encodes MAAAAPIAAPSAPPPPPPPPGSGRLPGRVLELVFSYLDLCDLRSCGLVCKHWHRTLHGDENSEVWRSLCLRSVSEEALRTDVLCNLPTYKAKVRAFQHGFSSSDCSRNVYIKKNGFTLHRNPIAQSTDGARTKIGFSEGRHAWEVWWEGPLGTVAVIGIATKRAPMQCQGYVALLGSDDQSWGWNLVDNNLLHNGEVNGSFPQCNNAPKYQIGERIRVILDMEDKTLAFERGYEFLGVAFRGLPKTCLYPAVSAVYGNTEVTLVYLGKPLDG; translated from the exons ATGGCAGCGGCCGCTCCTATAGCGGCTCCCTCcgcgccccctcctcctcccccgccGCCCGGCTCGGGGAGGCTTCCGGGCCGCGTACTGGAGCTGGTCTTCTCCTACCTGGACCTGTGCGACCTCCGCAGCTGCGGCCTGGTGTGCAAGCACTGGCACCGCACTCTGCACGGGGATGAGAACAGCGAGGTGTGGAGGAGCCTGTGCCTGAGGAGCGTCAGTGAGGAGGCGCTGCGTACTGACGTGCTCTGCAACCTGCCCACCTATAAGGCCAAG GTCCGAGCCTTCCAGCATGGATTCAGCTCCAGTGACTGCTCTAGGAATGTGTATATTAAAAAGAATGGCTTCACTCTTCATCGGAATCCAATTGCTCAGAGTACTGATGGGGCACGCACCAAAATTGGCTTCAGTGAAGGGCGCCATGCCTGGGAAGTGTGGTGGGAGGGGCCACTTGGCACTGTGGCGGTTATTGGCATTGCAACAAAACGGGCTCCTATGCAGTGCCAGGGATACGTGGCACTGCTTGGAAGTGATGATCAGAGTTGGGGCTGGAACCTAGTTGACAATAATCTCTTGCATAATGGAGAGGTCAATGGAAGCTTTCCACAGTGCAATAATGCACCTAAGTACCAG ATAGGTGAACGGATCCGCGTCATCTTggacatggaagacaagaccttgGCTTTTGAACGTGGATATGAATTTTTAGGGGTGGCTTTTAGGGGACTTCCAAAGACTTGTCTATACCCAGCAGTGTCCGCAGTGTATGGAAACACAGAAGTGACTTTGGTCTATCTAGGCAAACCTCTGGATGGATGA